One Bacillota bacterium genomic region harbors:
- a CDS encoding SAM-dependent DNA methyltransferase, translating into MAKQNNYGANLGFERELWQAADALRSNMDAAEYKHVVLGLIFLKYISDAFEDQHARLETQRSEGADPEDPDEYRAVNIFWVPQEARWARLQANARQTDIGKIVDEAMLAIERDNPSLKGVLPKEYAKPGLDKRRLGELIDLIGNIGLGDRENRSKDILGRVYEYFLAQFASAEGKKGGQFYTPRCVVRLLVEMLAPYQGRVYDPCCGSGGMFVQSDKFVEAHGGRIGDISIYGQESNYTTWRLAKMNLAIRGIDGKIEHGDSFHNDRFPDLKADYVLANPPFNDSDWHGDLLKEDKRWKYGVPPASNANFAWVQHFIHHLAPTGLAGFVLANGSMSSNQSGVGEIRKNIIEADLVDCMVALPGQLFYSTQIPVCLWFIARDKRNGRFRDRRGHVLFIDARKLGTMIDRVHRELTDEDIQKIAGTYHAWRAKRDAAGACVPQPLAEERELPPYEDIPGFCKSATIDEIRQQNYILTPGRYVGAAKTEEDDEPFEEKMARLTAELRKQMEEAERLDKAIWANLEEIGYGG; encoded by the coding sequence GTGGCGAAGCAGAATAATTATGGGGCAAATCTTGGTTTCGAGCGGGAATTATGGCAGGCAGCGGATGCGCTTCGTTCCAACATGGATGCTGCTGAATACAAGCACGTCGTTTTAGGGCTGATATTTCTCAAGTACATCTCGGACGCCTTTGAAGATCAGCATGCCAGACTCGAGACTCAGCGTAGCGAAGGGGCGGATCCTGAGGACCCTGACGAATACCGCGCTGTCAACATTTTCTGGGTGCCTCAGGAGGCGCGGTGGGCTCGGCTTCAGGCTAATGCCAGACAGACCGATATAGGAAAGATCGTTGATGAGGCCATGCTGGCGATCGAACGTGATAACCCATCGCTCAAGGGAGTGCTGCCCAAGGAGTACGCCAAGCCGGGTCTGGATAAGCGGCGCCTCGGCGAGCTCATTGACCTCATCGGTAACATTGGCCTGGGCGACCGGGAGAACCGCTCCAAGGATATCTTGGGCCGCGTCTACGAGTATTTTCTTGCGCAGTTCGCTAGCGCTGAGGGGAAGAAGGGTGGCCAGTTCTACACGCCCCGCTGCGTCGTCCGCTTGCTGGTAGAAATGCTCGCTCCCTACCAGGGCCGGGTCTACGACCCCTGCTGCGGCTCCGGGGGCATGTTTGTCCAGTCGGACAAGTTCGTCGAAGCCCATGGCGGCAGGATCGGCGACATCAGCATCTATGGTCAGGAATCCAATTATACTACCTGGCGGCTGGCTAAAATGAACCTGGCCATCCGGGGGATTGACGGGAAGATCGAACACGGCGACTCCTTCCACAACGACCGTTTCCCTGATCTGAAAGCCGACTACGTCCTGGCCAATCCGCCCTTTAACGATAGCGATTGGCATGGTGACTTGCTCAAGGAGGATAAGCGTTGGAAGTATGGTGTCCCTCCGGCCTCTAATGCCAACTTCGCCTGGGTTCAGCACTTCATTCATCATCTTGCCCCCACCGGTCTGGCTGGTTTCGTTCTGGCCAACGGCTCCATGTCATCCAATCAATCCGGTGTGGGTGAAATCCGCAAGAATATCATTGAGGCCGACCTGGTGGACTGCATGGTCGCCTTGCCAGGTCAGCTTTTCTACTCTACGCAAATTCCGGTATGCCTTTGGTTCATCGCCCGTGATAAAAGGAACGGGCGCTTCCGGGACCGCCGTGGCCATGTGCTTTTCATCGATGCCCGTAAGCTGGGCACGATGATCGACCGCGTTCACCGGGAACTGACGGATGAGGACATTCAGAAGATTGCCGGCACCTATCACGCCTGGCGCGCTAAGCGTGACGCTGCCGGCGCCTGTGTGCCCCAGCCCTTGGCCGAGGAGCGTGAGCTACCACCTTATGAGGATATTCCCGGTTTCTGTAAGTCAGCTACCATAGATGAGATCCGCCAACAGAACTATATCCTAACCCCCGGCCGCTATGTGGGCGCAGCTAAAACTGAAGAGGACGATGAGCCATTCGAGGAGAAAATGGCCCGCCTGACGGCGGAGTTGCGGAAGCAAATGGAAGAGGCGGAGCGGCTGGATAAGGCGATCTGGGCGAATCTGGAGGAGATCGGGTATGGCGGGTGA
- a CDS encoding restriction endonuclease subunit S: MINMGVLFAYSRIHDIEGDRVPLSSDEAAHYLLEPGDLLFARQSLVLSGAGKCSIFLGAEEPTTFESHLMRARISPDKGDPLFYYYYYQSPMGRQAVISIAEQVAAAGIRGSDLSMLNVPWPPLKEQQAIACILGALDDKIELNRRMNQTLEAMAQAIFKSWFVDFDPVRAKAAGQQPAGLAPHIAELFPDSFEDSEIGEVPRGWSIYSLPALIDINPPRHIPRGSVAPYLEMASMPTRSHAPDSWIDREVGSGMKFINGDTLLARITPCLENGKTAYVDFLKDGEVGWGSTEYIVLRPREPIPAVFAYLLARDDNFRTFAIQRMTGSSGRQRVPSDSLADYQLAAPAIDSLVFKIFGRVVNPLFERARSAMGQSRTLAALRDALLPKLISGELRVADAERIVGRCT; the protein is encoded by the coding sequence ATGATAAATATGGGTGTACTTTTCGCGTATTCGAGAATTCATGACATTGAGGGGGACAGGGTACCTTTGTCGAGCGATGAGGCAGCTCATTATCTTCTCGAACCGGGCGATCTGTTATTCGCCCGTCAGTCTCTGGTACTTTCTGGCGCAGGGAAGTGCTCGATTTTTCTGGGTGCAGAAGAGCCTACCACATTTGAAAGTCATCTGATGAGAGCCCGAATCTCTCCTGATAAAGGGGACCCATTGTTCTATTACTATTACTACCAATCTCCTATGGGGAGGCAAGCTGTAATATCAATAGCAGAACAGGTGGCAGCAGCGGGCATCAGGGGTAGTGACCTTTCAATGCTTAACGTTCCCTGGCCTCCACTTAAGGAACAGCAAGCCATCGCCTGTATTCTGGGAGCCTTGGACGACAAGATCGAGTTGAACCGGCGGATGAACCAAACGTTGGAGGCGATGGCGCAGGCGATCTTTAAGTCATGGTTCGTAGACTTCGATCCGGTGCGCGCCAAGGCCGCTGGCCAGCAGCCAGCTGGACTAGCTCCGCATATAGCCGAGCTGTTTCCGGATTCGTTTGAGGACTCCGAAATTGGTGAAGTGCCGCGAGGCTGGAGCATATATTCTCTACCAGCGCTCATCGATATCAATCCCCCGCGGCACATCCCAAGAGGAAGCGTCGCACCGTATCTGGAAATGGCAAGTATGCCCACACGAAGTCATGCTCCCGACTCCTGGATTGATCGCGAGGTGGGGTCGGGAATGAAGTTCATCAATGGAGACACGCTGCTCGCCCGGATTACCCCATGTCTGGAGAATGGCAAGACTGCCTATGTAGATTTTCTCAAGGACGGGGAGGTTGGCTGGGGATCAACTGAGTATATCGTTCTTCGGCCACGAGAGCCGATTCCAGCGGTCTTTGCATATCTACTCGCCCGGGATGATAATTTTCGTACATTTGCGATTCAGCGAATGACCGGTTCAAGTGGCCGACAGCGTGTACCTTCAGACAGCCTTGCCGACTATCAGCTCGCCGCTCCAGCTATCGACTCGTTGGTTTTCAAGATATTCGGACGAGTAGTGAACCCCTTGTTTGAGCGAGCGAGGTCTGCGATGGGGCAATCCCGAACCCTCGCCGCCCTTCGTGACGCCCTATTGCCCAAGCTCATCTCCGGCGAACTCCGCGTCGCTGACGCCGAGCGAATCGTTGGGAGGTGCACATAA